ACGAGGGCCCCGAGCAGGTTCGCCGCCACGAACAGGGGCGGCGGCATTCCGAGCATCCCGGCGAGCGGGCCCGCCATGAAGCGGAGCCCCGGCAGAAAGCGCGCGACGAACACGCCCAGTGGCCCGTATCGGGCCATGAAGCGCCGCATGGCCGCCAGCCGCTCCGGCGACTCGCCGACGATCCATCGGCCGTAGCGCTCAATCCGGCTGGCCCCGTAACGCCGACCGATCCAGTAGCCCAGGTTGTCACCCACGACGGCGCTCACCACGCCGACCGCCAGCACGAGGGAGATCCGCAGCTCCGCCCTCCAGACCAGGTAGCCGGCCAAGACGAGGATCGTCTCCTCCGGGACGGGAACACCGACGTTGCCG
The sequence above is a segment of the Candidatus Methylomirabilota bacterium genome. Coding sequences within it:
- a CDS encoding DedA family protein; this translates as MPDVTELVAHWGYGAIFLIVVLGNVGVPVPEETILVLAGYLVWRAELRISLVLAVGVVSAVVGDNLGYWIGRRYGASRIERYGRWIVGESPERLAAMRRFMARYGPLGVFVARFLPGLRFMAGPLAGMLGMPPPLFVAANLLGALVYVPAAVGVGYAVGYGLGDYVERVRLVIGRVEHVVLGVAILGTVALLGWRIVRARRRL